TCTAGAGGTGGTTGCCAAGGTGATGGAGTTACTGCCCTCGCATGCGTTCTCAACCCTGGTATGTCATCCCCTTGGTTGTCTTGCAGTCGATTTTTCCTGTGCATATAAGTATTGCTGAATTACTGAATGTGAATGGGTTGAAGAAACATCTTGCTGTGTTGTTGCCTGCTCAGTTCCCGCTGCTGCAGGAGAACCTGGATGTGTACCTGGGGCTGCGGCAGTTCATCATCACCACTGGCACGGGTGAGCGCCCTCTGTATCCTCAGAGAACCATGTCCCATCTCGGGAATAAACTCATTCAGCACCATAGCAGAATTCACGTGGTCTTCTGACATTGCTTCTCCTGATCTCCCTCTGCAGGCCGGAGGTTGAATATCACAGCGGAGAATGACTGCCGACGTTTGCACTGTGCCCTGCGCGACCTGAGTTCCCTGCTGCAGGCGGTGGGCCGCCTGGCCGAGTACTTCATCGGAGATGTTTTTGCCACCCGCTTCAGCGATGCCCTCACGGTGGTAGAAAGGTGGATGTGCACCTTCAGCCGCACTGACACACTTCAGAGTTTTCAGAGATTTCCATTAAGATCAGCGAAGTcttggtctgtctgtcagtctatcTTTTGTtaaacacaaatcacaaaacTCACTGCATCTGTGAAGCTTGAGTGTTCTGCCCTGACATCTCCACTTTCATGCTGTCTTCGGATGCAGGCTGGTGGAGGTGACCTGCTACGGTTCCCAGGTCAGCCTGTATGACGTGGAGACGGCCGTGCCATCTGTGCTCAAGCCCGACCTCATTGACGTGTGAGTGACCTGATCTTtcgttgtttttattgtttttcttctccTGTGCATTAGGCCACATGCATACttactgccctctgctggctttCCCGTCCATAGGCACGCGCAGGCACTAGCTGCCTTTCAGGCATATTGTCATTGGCTTGCACAGTTCTACAGCGAGGTCCAGAGGCAGAATCAAAGCCGATTCGTCAGCCTCATCACGTCGGCAATGGATGCCAGTGCTCCCTTGATCAGTGCCAAGGTACCCCAAAGCCCCGAGCGGTGTACAGGAGACTTATTCCCAAAACGTGTGTCAGCTGAAGCGGAGTTTCCCAGCAGTCAGGCCACGCTGTATCTCACCAGGTCCCGGAGAAGCTGCTGTTGTCGGCGTGCCATCTTATGGTCTCTGTCGCCACCACTGTACGGCCCGTCTTCCTCGTGACCATTCCTGCAGTGCAAGACATCTTTGATCTGGTGACAGTCAGCCATGCTCGCAGGCTCCCCCAAGAGGTCAGAATGTGATACTGCATTCCTGTCTGTTCGCAGATGCTCCTTTGGACTGACCAGATTTGTATATAAAAATACCAGAGGTGTAACGAACATCAGGGCTTACAGTGAGCCAGACGCCAAGCCCTAACCCCTTCTCCCACGGCCTCTCCCCTAGGCCCAGGTGCTTGTGTGCCGAGCCCTGTCCAACATGCTGCTTCTCCCATGGCCCAACCTGCCCGAGAGCGAGCAGCAGTGGGCCACACGCTCCACTAACCACGCCAGCCTGCTTGCCACCCTCACCCGCAACTACCGCCTGCTCCGGGGCACCACCAACCTGCAGCAGCGGCGCCTAGAAGAGAGTGAGTTCAGCCCTGTGTGTCTGCGGCCCTAGGACTGTGTCGCTGTACAGACTAACAGCTGGTTTTACGAGTAAAAGCAATTCAGGCAGCTTGCCGGTGGCGGCTGTGCCTGACTGTCCTAAGCGTGTTTGGATCTGTGTGGCAGTGAAGGGAGACGTCCAGCAGACATTGAGGATCCTGAGGGACATTGTGGAGAGCATCTCAGGAGAGTCCACCAAGTCTCGCCAGATATGCTACCAGTCTCTGCAGGAGTCAGTGCAGGTGTCTCTCAGCCTCTTCCCCATATTCATCCACCAGTCAGGTGAGCGGCGGCACCTTCTGTCGTACATATTTGCGGTGTATTACGTTGCCGTCAGATAAAGATCCCGGATGACTCTGCCGTTTAATAATGCCTCTCCTCCCCTCCACCGTGTTCCAGATGTGACAGACGACATGCTGAGCTTCTTCCTCACTCTGATCCAAGGCCTGAGGGTGCAGATGGGAGTGCCATTCACAGAGCAGGTCATTCAGACCTTCCTGAACATGTTCACCAGGTATGACCCCAATCCTCATACTCATTTTCCAGATTGTTTTTTCAATTCAGGCAGTAGTACCTTGGAGAGGAAATGGCTTAACTCCTCTATTTGTGTTTATTAGGTTTAGATTTTAACTTTAACTTTAGTATGGCGAGGAGATTTATCTCTGACCGTTGCTGTGCATTTTTTCAGTTCAGTCTTGTAAATAGTCACATGCTGTAAAACAGCTGGTCACATGATAGTGGATTACAGCTTTCGATTGGCTGCTCTGTTTCAACACAGAGAGCAGCTTGCAGCCAGTATCCTGCAGGAGGGAAGTGCAGGAGGACGGGTGGTCGAGAAGTTTCTGAAGATCCTGCAGGTGGTGGTTCAGGAGCCTGGCCAGGCCTTTAAGCCGTTCCTGCCCAGCATCATCTGCCTGTGCTTGGAGCAGGTCTACCCGATTGTGGCTGAGGTCAGGAACACAGCCATGCCACCCCTCATGCTGTGATAAATGAAGGGCATCGGTGTGCACCTGTAGGCATCTCGATAATCTAATTTCAGATCATCTAGTGGTGTAGTGTGTAACTGCCTGTCTCTTTACCTGCCCATAGCGCTCTTCCCCAGATGTGAAGGCAGAGATGTTTGAGCTGCTCTTCCAGGTCTTGCACCATAACTGGAGGCATTTCTTCAAGACCTCCGTGCTGGCCAGTGTGCAAAGGGGCGTCTCTGAGGAGCCCATGGAAAACGAGGCGCAGTTCATCACGGCCATGCAGGTCAGCGAAAGGCCATGGCTGCCGAACCGCACCTAAGCAGTACACAAGCTCCCTGTTACACTGCCAGAAAATCACTGTGATTAAACTGTTCAACAAATACTCACTTAGTTTATCCCTCAAATCAATCCAAATAGGTGAATCTTACAGTATTTTTGTATTGCTGAATTCATATATTTAATTGGAATTTCCCGATCACACAAGGATTTTGAGTGACACACAATTAAACTTTACACTTTAcgtatatttacagtatatatccATGGTGGAAGTGACTCATCTAAAAGGTATAAGTGTGATTTCTGCTGTACTTGGCCTCAGAAATATCCCTCTTAAAGGTCCAACAGAAGTCAGCAGGCAGACTGGGACGCCGCTAGCCTTCatatcagagagagagagagagagagagagagagcgagcagGAATCTCTCATGTCCAAATGTTAGTCTGTAAACTCTGGCAAAACAGACAGTACTTTGCAGTCTCCTGTACAGTCTTAAAAATGTTcacaaatggatttttttcctaAATAAAATTAAGCAATTTTCGTAAATTAAATCTTACCTACACTTCCTTAATAAGGAATTATATAaagtagtggccaaaattgtgaaaacgcctagcatttttggcattacgctttaaaaattattaCACAAATATTGGTGGTGGTgtttataaacaaaaaatgttaaacGTATACTTTGGACAATTGAataactggagcaacagttaaaaacaaattcaattactaaaaattggaagtgtttccataATTTGTCCACTAGTGAACTATCAATATAGCCTGAAGATGTCACTCAAAAAGAATGGGTGTTGGCAAAATTGAATGCTTTTCTGAAATCAGCATGAAGTAAAAGGACAAAATATTTGTTGACCAGTCATATAGAGATGACATGCATGAATTATGTGATTTCTTCCTGATTATTAAAAAAAGACGACAGTGTAAATTGGCCTTAACTGAAGCACGTTTCCAGTGCACCTGCCCACACTGCAGTAAGATGAACCAGATGCACATTGATACTTCCATTAGAGATGGTACAATGTCATTTATTCCGGTCCGATCCCGATTCTGATATTGAAATTGAGTATCTGCAGATACAAGCGCCAGTCTGATATTTTCCCCTTTGTCAGCCACTAAGCATTAAATGACATATTTGTATCAATATATTTCAGTTAACATGGCAAACTATCTGCATGTAGTGTCGTCCCTGCATTGTTTGAGTTTGCTTAGAATACATAGCAGTCAACAGCGGCTGTGCCACTGTTGATCTTGCCATCatgcatcaagcaccccgtgcctgcaccggtcggccgctgcattgagactgatatttcaacccctgtattagcttagtcatatcatcttgtgttgtttgactcatctgccggcccctggaggatgggctccccctttgggtctggttcctcccaaggtttcttcctcttagggagtttttccttgccaccgttgcctttggcttactcactgggggtcCTTAcatggcagaaatgtaaagcgcattgagacaatgtaatgttgtgataatgcgctatataaaataaattgcaTTGCATGTTGCTCAAACAAAAGCTATGTCAGTACTGTACAGGGAACATGATTTATACAAAtctgatgttttgttttattcagtaacaactttaacataaaatgaacagaaatattTCTTAAAGTGCAAATTGTGCAGTCTGttgccaaattaaatataatagtCAGTCATAAAAATATCACTGTATAccccaaaaaacattttagtgaAAAACTACACAAAGTCTCCAGTACAAAATATACACTGGAGCGCGCACAAAACTTCTAAGTAGCAATTAACCAAATTATAAGAAAGAAAACAAGTCTGAAAATGTCTCTGTCCTTTGGCCTTAACCCTTAAGTCTATTCATTATCAATTTCTATATATACagcactgtactgtacactttGCATGTCAATTTACTTCATTTACTACTgtgacatttttatataatatacaaaccgTCTAAATTATGCCCCTGTATGTATGAAGTTACTACTGTATGCCCTGGGGCACTATTTTTTGgactcattattaaaaatgcaaaattaatggCACTGAAACATTTACTCCAAGAAACATGAGATTCCATGGCTTCAAAGACAACTAACACATGGGTGAGGCTGGTTGCCAAGATGAAGATGTACGTCATCCCCAAGCCAAgactttttatatattaaagATATGTGCCTGTACCACATGTCTTGTGAGTTTCCACAATCTATCAGCAAGCTCCAAAGATATTCCTCTTCACTTGTTCATGACCAACTCGTGAAAGACCAGACCGCGAATGTAAAATGTGCAATTGTGAAGGGGGTGCATTTCCACACAGCAAACGTGACAGTTCTGAAACACAGGCGTTGCTGAACAGCTAGCCATCATATGACCCTCACTTCTGTTTATGGTACGTCGCGCTAAGGCTGCAAGCATTTTCATGATTTTTCTGGCTAGACCTGTATCTGATGGAAAATTGGGTTAGTTTCTTACACACCCTCCCGCAGTACTACCAGCCCAATACTGATACTAGGTATCAGATCGGTGCCTTTTCTAACTTTTATTCATATTGCATATTGTGGAGTTTTTGAGGTTTGGCTCTTGGTGTTTGGAATTTGATTTACTCACCATACCATACTTTGTCCCCAGGCTTTTGGTCAGTCCTTCCTGCAACCTGACATTCATATATTCAAGCAGAATCTGTCTTACCTGGAGTCTCTCAACAGCAAGCACAAGCTGTACCACAAGGTAAGCTGTTATTGCTGTAATCTTGGTTGGGAAACCTTAGGCAGCTGGTATGGTATGTCAGGTGCTGCACTGCACTGGATGCTTACATCACTGAACACGTGCAGTGCAGATGTGTGCATATCTTCATTCTGTGTGCTGCTCTTTGTTCCCCCTGTAGAAACTGTTCCGTACCTCCATGTTGTTCCACTTCATCAACGTGCTGCTTCAAGTGTTGGTGCACAAGGGCCACGATCTACTGCAAGATGAGATCGTGTTGGCCGTCTACAATATGGCCTCTGTGGACTTTGACAGCTTTTATTCAGCCTTCATGCCTGAGTTCCTCAGTAGCTGCCAAGGTGTCGATGCCAACCAGCGCAGTGTTCTTGGGCGCAACTTCAAGCTGGAGCGAGTGAGACACCCTCCTTCTGCCTAAACATGATGCTAAATATGACATTGTTTTTAGGAATTTTGAGGTTAAGTGGTTTCTTTTAAAATTCGGCTAGTGAAATATCAGGAATGGGTGtattatttacatataaaacacTTATCTAAAAGCCAGATCTgtatgcatgctgggaaacttGAATGAATTTCCATTCTGAATTTTTAAATTAGCATCACAAATAGAAGtcgaatataaaatataaactggtattaataaataattaatataattataatgtaaacatatatatatatatatatatatatatatatatatatatatatatatataaatataaataatataacatGTTCCTGGCAATAATTTTATTTGATAGCTGtgatattgtaaaaaaaaaaaaaaaaaacttgtgtgGCGGAAATAATTCTTGCATACATGGTAGCATCCTTGGTGATCTTTGAGGTTGGTGTCGGGGgccgtgtgtgtttgtgtgcatgtgtgtgtgcgcgcgcgcccACCACGGGACACTCTACCACCCATAACATTCTGCACTGCTTCTCTCCATACAGGACCTGCCCTCATTTACCCAAAGTGTCCACAGGCTTGTCAATGATCTGCGCTACTACAGGCTGTGTAATGGCAGTTTGCCTCCAGGGACCGTCAAGCTATAGCAGCCTGCAGCCTTAGACTCTGTGCCATGGACGCTGTCCCAGTCCTGCTGTAAACCAACACCTTCAGCATATCCTTACATCCTGTTGGACTTCGGGCTCAGTGTTTTTGCTTCTATTTCTATTCTTCCTTGAGGTGTCCATTGCGAGTTCTTACGCAGCCAAACAGAAGACTGTCGTGGTTTATTATGTGGCCACAGAGCGTAAAGCTCAGTTTCaatcatgtatttttttttctgcagtctGTCTCCAAAGGAGATACTTTCAGGCTGAAAATTAATATCATTCCATTCAGATTCATAAGAAACCATGCTTAATGaataaagtgctttgagtataCAGATTAGTTTTGTAAACAGATGCATCAGAGAAATTCACCAAGATCCAGTTCATTTGTTCAGTTTGTTGTTAATTTGCCTTTTGTCTTTAAGGTTTGTATTATGATTGTGATTTTGAACTTAATGGTTTATTTGAATGTGTTTCTCTTTTAATCGGCTATGTTTGTACAGGTCACTTTTCGTACATTAAAgatgttttattaaaaattgaatgctttttgttttaatgtGGATTATAAGTGAGTTGCGTGCTTTTCTTCATTAGAAAGCACTTGCAAAGCTCTGCTGCTAAAAATGCCTAATCCTATCATGGTTACTTGCTGTGAGGGAAGGAAATGCCTCTTGTCAGTACtttcatctgatttttttttttaaatcatcaatATAGCAGTAGCCACAAAAGGAAGAGAAAGAGGAAACAATGGCCAGTGAGAGCAGAGGGACAGTGACCTTCATCTCTCCGTACATCCCTGTGCAATCTGGCTCCCTCTCGGTATAGCCTGAGGCCCCAGGGGTCAATAGAGTTGTTATATATATTAGCCAGCAGCTGTGAGTTGGGGTTGGATTGCTGTATGGTGATACCAAACACTGCTCTTTGTTGCTGACATGGTTCTAACATTTCTGCCACCATGCTGTTgcaccataaaaaaaaacaagtgtgcTTACGGGGAAAACATTGCCAGGCTACTCAATTTTCTTTCCCCACTTGGTGGCAAAAGGTTCAGTGAATTGGTTTATAGATGAGGGAGATGGGATTGTGCAAGTGACAGTGTTGTTACTGGCTATCCGGCCAAAGTTAAGACAAGCAAAAAAGGCTCTTCGACAGGATGACCAGCGTATTGAAGCTGCAGGTTTTCTGTAGTTTGgttaaaatgaaacagaaaatcGGTGTAACAAATTTTGCAGAAATTTAAGGCTGGAGCCTTGGTTTATATGGAGAAAATATTTCATAATAATTGGATTAACAATCACTACGGCATAAGAAAAAGCAGAAGTCCTGTACTGTTTGAACAGGGACCACACTCACATCCACTAAAGTCGAAGCAGGGAGGGTTGTGAGCAAAGAAAATCAATTTGCTCGGGGCAGATGTAGGGCCTGAGCGGAGTGGATTGTGTCATATGTAAGATGCTACAGAAAGAACTTTCCCATAGACCCAGACCTGGTATAGCACCTGGCCTGATAAGGTGATCCTCCAGATCCATGGGAAAGGGAGGAAGGCCAGTCAAAATGGAAGGAAAGTAGCTCAATGTGGCCCTGGGTCTATTTCTCAGGGATACGGCTGCAAGATAGCAGAAGACAGCACTGGGAAATGCAGTTTATAGCACTGTGCCCAAGCCCTGCAGGCCCACAATAGTGATGCATACTCACTGTGTTAATTACTAGTTTGTATGTTAAGGTAGGAGAAATAGTTTGAGGCTTGGTTAAATTGTACTCAGTTTAATATATCTGAGAAAACCTGaatttcaattcgagacaagtctgcacacgcatttacatgtatgtacgTTTCATTATCttttaaatagtctgtagggtttgcaaactacctcaTCGCTTTCGATatggctaattttaggtttataatggaataatagatttgctgtaagatgtcTTGCGTGAGCCTCTTTAAtcgtgtcacgccagatgcgtgagagttggcaacacTGGGTCAGTAGCTGCAGATCTGTTTTTGTTGCAGATCTGTTCATTCTACCGCTTTCATAAAATGAACAGAATAAATAATACATACCGCTGATTTCTGTAGCTGCTCCACCCCCATGAGCCCCGTCAGTCAGTACCTTCTCCCCCTTCTTTCTCACGACGCGTTGTCTAGGTAACGAGAGATGACGCCTCTTCTTTGCGCTGAAAGTATTAGCTAACATGTCCCTGCTATTATACTTTTGAAGAAAACGAAAACAAAAAACCGATAAGGTAACCACGAAAATTCCGTTATTTTCTGGAGCTTTTTTatgaattttagttttttggaAAAGGTGTAACATTAGTTGTCAGGAGTGTTAGAAGGGGAGCAGGCCCCGGTCGGGTTAGCTTAGCAGGACGGCTATCCCCGCTAGCAGAATGCTCGATTCGCGAGATTGATAAGTGGTGCTGTTTGTATAAAAGCTTTGTACTGAAAAACACAGCCGGATAATAAAATATCTCACAAGGACAATACGTCGTTTTCAATGACAATGCGATTTCTTTCATTGGGtattaataatgatactgtAGCTAAACTGAGATCCCAGCGAGTGTTCTCTAAGCACTGCTTTACAGATTCGGGCAGTTAGCATCAGTGGCTTAATACTCCCAACGTATTTCTGCAGCTTTCCAGCCCTGCTGTTTGTCATTGTGATCCTAAAACATCAAACTTGACCTTTTTACCTTTATATGCACGATGGTGGCTGCATTTTTTCTCTTATTATTCTGTTTTCACTTCTCCTTTCCGGGTTTTTGCACACCGTATACGAATGATGTGTACATACATGAAATTAGTGGTGTTTTGGCTCCCTATTTTGATTCATTCATAGAAGAATTATAATTAAACtaattatatgtatttttagaATAATTTGCTGATCGTTCTTATGACAGAGTTTGATGCTAGGCATGGCAGTGTACTTTGACCACCGAATTGAGGCACCAGAGTCCAGCGGAGACCCATGTCAGATTGCCTGGCACCCCACACAGCCCGTATTAGCCGTATCCTCACTAAGCTCGGCCACAGGGGGGTCCGTTGATCTATACCTACAGCAGGTGAGCTGCAAGTCACTGGACCTCAGTTTCAAAAGTTACCTTGGATCATGCTTACTCTGCTTAAAGAATTTAAGGCAGAGATCTCCAATTCCAGTcatggagagctactatccagtaggttttctgtcctacctgGCTTCTAAACCACACCTGTCCCTGGCATTTACCTgagagcaggtgtggctcatcagaagccaggtaggatagaaaatcCACTGAACAGTAGCTCtgcaggaccggagttggataCTCCTGATTGAAGGAAATCTGCTGTTCTGTCCACACATGCTTTTGAGATATCAGAGGGCTTTGTTTTGGCTTTGCCCAGGGGGAATGCGTGCCCAGCGGTCATGTGGAACGCGCATTCCCGGCCACGCTGCTGTGCTGGCACCCCAGCAAGGCAGTACTGGCTGTGGGCTGGGAAACAGGGGAGGTCCTGCTGCACAGTCACCCCTCAGGAGAGCAAAGCAGTTTGCCGGCCACACACACAGCTAGCATCACGCTCCTGGAGTGGGCCGGCACCGGGAGTCGTCTGCTCACTGGAGATCGGGTGTGTCTTTCTTTTTATaaccctgtgtgtttgtgtgggagtATTTGCGGTAACTGATTTTGCACAGTGCACTTGTGTGTAGGGCTAATTGAATCTATTTCCTGTGATTTCTCATCTGCCTTGTGTCAGTTTCTTGTGTGCCTAAATATTTTAGATGGGTGTCTTGGCCCTGTGGAAGGTCGACACCCGTGGGCGGGTCCAGGGGTCTCCTCTGGTGAAACACAGCTATGGCAGACACCTGACAGGCTGTGTTTTCCGGCCCATTGCCCCAGAGGAGTAAGTAACCATAGTTGTGTTGGCACACAGAAGAACAGCAGGAGTGTGCTGTGTTTCATGATATGAATGTGTGCTTTGCTCACAGAGATGTGGCACAGCTGGCCCGCGCCGCAGTCAGTGGAGATGAGACTGCCCTAGACATGTTCAACTGGAGGAAGGGTGGGAAGTCCTCTGCAGCCACACAGCAGGAACCTCTGACATTCTTTG
This genomic window from Paramormyrops kingsleyae isolate MSU_618 chromosome 22, PKINGS_0.4, whole genome shotgun sequence contains:
- the xpo6 gene encoding exportin-6, producing the protein MASEEASLRALESLMTEFFHCCTTNERKREIEELLNNFAQQIGAWRYCLYFLSNTRNEYVMMYSLTVFENLVNKMWLGVPSQDRMEIRGCLPKLLLSEHKALPYFIRNKLCKVIVDIGRQDWPMFYHDFFTNTLQLIQAPAMAPLGLVLLKTTSEELACPREDLSVARKEELRKLLLEQVPTVLSLLTGILQTIWDKHSVIAATPPPSPTSGDTGELLGSLLQESYCTKQLSQPVPRLDQDSLQLCSLALECLAHLFSWIPLSASITPSLLATIFHFARFGCDLRPSTDLKIKSGPAVYSSSSSSNGPSSTSSAQVNGSSVRDVDPGDQARLGVLAMTCVNELMSKNCVPLDFEEYLLRMFQQTFFLLQKLTRENNAHTVRSRLEELDESYVEKFTDFLRLFVSVHLRRIESNTQFPIVEFLELLFKYTFHQPTHEGYLSCLDIWTVFLDYLTTKIRSRLPDRESVLNRYKDALVLLLREVLHRVQFRYSQAQLEELDDETLDDDQQTEWQRYLRQSLEVVAKVMELLPSHAFSTLFPLLQENLDVYLGLRQFIITTGTGRRLNITAENDCRRLHCALRDLSSLLQAVGRLAEYFIGDVFATRFSDALTVVERLVEVTCYGSQVSLYDVETAVPSVLKPDLIDVHAQALAAFQAYCHWLAQFYSEVQRQNQSRFVSLITSAMDASAPLISAKVPEKLLLSACHLMVSVATTVRPVFLVTIPAVQDIFDLVTVSHARRLPQEAQVLVCRALSNMLLLPWPNLPESEQQWATRSTNHASLLATLTRNYRLLRGTTNLQQRRLEEMKGDVQQTLRILRDIVESISGESTKSRQICYQSLQESVQVSLSLFPIFIHQSDVTDDMLSFFLTLIQGLRVQMGVPFTEQVIQTFLNMFTREQLAASILQEGSAGGRVVEKFLKILQVVVQEPGQAFKPFLPSIICLCLEQVYPIVAERSSPDVKAEMFELLFQVLHHNWRHFFKTSVLASVQRGVSEEPMENEAQFITAMQAFGQSFLQPDIHIFKQNLSYLESLNSKHKLYHKKLFRTSMLFHFINVLLQVLVHKGHDLLQDEIVLAVYNMASVDFDSFYSAFMPEFLSSCQGVDANQRSVLGRNFKLERDLPSFTQSVHRLVNDLRYYRLCNGSLPPGTVKL